The following coding sequences lie in one Rutidosis leptorrhynchoides isolate AG116_Rl617_1_P2 chromosome 4, CSIRO_AGI_Rlap_v1, whole genome shotgun sequence genomic window:
- the LOC139840445 gene encoding uncharacterized protein: protein MKEKFEQTEEQQELEIIKAVAQAWLGHTTTTSPPSSTNEFDTRRLNFKNHPTRFNLEAMTKPSRNNNHNDKVATHWDFNQSLWDAYELVAVSRRLEASLLSENEINESSTGQGSSKKKKKESKNSLRNILLMNKDGF, encoded by the coding sequence ATGAAAGAAAAGTTTGAACAAACTGAAGAACAACAAGAACTCGAAATCATCAAAGCGGTAGCTCAAGCATGGCTGGGTCACACCACCACCACATCACCACCATCTTCCACCAACGAATTCGACACTCGTCGACTCAACTTCAAGAACCACCCCACAAGATTCAATCTTGAAGCAATGACAAAACCATCAAGAAACAATAACCACAATGACAAGGTTGCGACTCATTGGGATTTTAACCAATCACTTTGGGACGCGTATGAGCTCGTAGCTGTGTCAAGGAGGCTCGAGGCATCGTTATTATCGGAAAATGAAATTAACGAGTCGAGTACGGGTCAAGGTAGTAgtaagaaaaagaagaaagaaagcaAGAATAGCCTCAGAAACATACTTTTGATGAATAAAGATGGTTTTTGA
- the LOC139843254 gene encoding pentatricopeptide repeat-containing protein At3g48250, chloroplastic, with protein MNVTKRLLSSIRLTNSLYSIQLARTNSVNKQVITHLSSSNYVSPFLNLRRNLSFSSKPEPTLDLIVSENWSDSLEQELKSKFDFNHESVMYVLKKLSKDPKKASAFFNWVVKDLGFQPSSFVYGVMLRVYANKDSMKQFWYTVNKMKEQGYFIDDHSYLLVQRDFKNSNMVQEAALFTKCHNAMGKDNAISNVVKEIVRVVIESDFGNGVEKRLNEMKFEFQVSDNFVLRVLKDLRQYPLKALGFFKWVSENFGFKHDTVTYNGLLRVLGQEDSIQEFWSVFDEMKSNGHEMDLDTYLKITRLFQKRKMLTEAVELYERMMDSPYKPSVQDCSILLRTLAGNSSPNLDLVSRVVDKFKETGHSLSKSVYDGIHRSLTSLGQFDEAEKIMMAIKDAGYEPDNITYSQLIFGLCKARKLEEASKVIDLMEKNGCVPDVKTWTILIQGHCNANEVDKAVNFLTDMIEKGCEADADLLDVIINGLLGQNRVAGAYESLIEMVKTGGVKPWQATYKNLIQKLLEERKFDESLELLRLMKKQDYPPFSEPFVGYVSKNGTVDDALVFLKTVSFKEAPSVSAYQNLFQRLVDEGRDFDAKDLLYKCPPHIRKHKAISSLFGSVQSPVV; from the coding sequence ATGAATGTAACCAAAAGATTATTGAGTTCAATCAGACTCACAAACTCGCTCTACTCGATTCAACTCGCCAGAACCAACTCAGTCAACAAGCAGGTCATAACTCACTTATCTTCATCTAATTATGTTTCCCCATTTCTCAATTTACGTAGAAATTTATCTTTTTCTTCAAAACCGGAACCAACCCTAGACTTAATTGTATCCGAAAACTGGTCTGATAGCTTAGAACAAGAGTTAAAGTCAAAGTTTGACTTTAATCATGAATCTGTCATGTATGTTTTAAAGAAACTATCTAAAGATCCCAAAAAGGCATCTGCTTTCTTCAATTGGGTTGTTAAAGATTTAGGGTTTCAACCGAGTTCATTCGTTTATGGTGTAATGCTTAGAGTTTATGCAAATAAAGATTCGATGAAACAGTTTTGGTATACAGTAAATAAGATGAAAGAACAAGGTTATTTCATTGATGATCACTCTTATTTATTAGTACAAAGGGATTTTAAGAATTCAAATATGGTCCAAGAGGCTGCCCTTTTTACTAAATGTCATAATGCAATGGGGAAAGATAATGCTATTAGTAATGTTGTTAAGGAAATAGTTCGTGTTGTAATTGAATCGGATTTTGGAAATGGCGTTGAGAAACGGTTAAATGAGATGAAATTTGAATTTCAGGTTTCGGATAATTTTGTACTTAGGGTTTTGAAGGATTTAAGACAATACCCTTTAAAAGCATTAGGTTTTTTCAAATGGGTTAGTGAGAATTTCGGTTTTAAGCATGACACGGTTACTTACAACGGTCTTTTACGTGTTCTTGGTCAAGAAGATTCGATCCAAGAGTTTTGGAGTGTTTTTGATGAAATGAAGAGTAACGGGCACGAAATGGATCTCGACACCTATTTAAAGATTACACGATTATTTCAAAAGCGTAAGATGTTAACAGAAGCGGTTGAGCTTTACGAGCGTATGATGGATAGCCCGTATAAGCCCTCAGTTCAAGATTGTAGCATCCTGCTACGAACCCTAGCCGGGAATAGTTCACCAAATTTGGACCTTGTTTCTCGGGTCGTGGATAAGTTTAAAGAAACAGGTCATTCTCTTTCGAAGAGTGTTTATGATGGTATTCATAGATCTTTGACTAGTCTTGGTCAAtttgatgaagcagaaaagatcaTGATGGCAATAAAAGATGCAGGATATGAACCCGATAATATAACGTACAGCCAATTGATTTTCGGGCTCTGTAAGGCCCGAAAACTGGAGGAAGCATCAAAAGTGATTGATCTAATGGAAAAAAACGGATGTGTTCCCGATGTTAAAACGTGGACTATTTTGATTCAGGGACATTGTAACGCGAATGAAGTTGATAAAGCTGTAAACTTTTTAACTGATATGATAGAGAAAGGTTGCGAAGCTGATGCGGATCTTTTGGATGTTATAATAAACGGGTTATTGGGTCAAAACAGAGTTGCTGGTGCATACGAATCGTTAATTGAAATGGTCAAGACTGGTGGGGTAAAACCGTGGCAAGCAACTTACAAAAATTTGATCCAAAAGCTGTTAGAAGAAAGAAAGTTTGACGAATCTTTGGAGCTTTTAAGGTTAATGAAAAAACAAGATTACCCGCCATTTTCTGAGCCGTTTGTTGGGTATGTTTCGAAAAATGGGACAGTTGATGATGCTTTGGTGTTTTTGAAAACAGTTAGTTTTAAAGAAGCACCTTCAGTTTCAGCTTACCAGAATTTGTTTCAAAGGTTGGTTGATGAAGGTAGAGATTTTGATGCTAAAGATTTGCTTTATAAGTGCCCTCCTCATATTCGTAAACACAAAGCGATTTCAAGTCTTTTTGGTTCTGTTCAATCACCTgttgtgtaa